The proteins below are encoded in one region of Vespa velutina chromosome 11, iVesVel2.1, whole genome shotgun sequence:
- the LOC124953017 gene encoding probable glutamine--tRNA ligase — MTVEKDECIELFQQIGLSEQKAKETLKNAQVSKNLKLAITEARKYVDITPEIGILLYHLSSKIKAQIVNEISFLSKFIAEKKLDTVQRLDAALNYILSNLHEEINISTFEEACGIGIVILPEQIEEEVEKLINIHKKEILEKRYRFNPGPLMQQVRNILKWADGKAIKNEFDIQILNLLGPKLNSDFESVPKQTQQNKVKKAGKEEQQKDISLTNESTSALTITELMKTKVHFHKPGENYKTEGYIVTSNTHKLLQEHLRITDGKVRTRFPPEPNGILHIGHAKAININFGYAAVHDGLCYLRYDDTNPEKEEEKFFTGIREMVEWLGYKPAKITHSSDYFMQLYNWAVKLIKKGFAYVCHQSNKDIRGFNPPPSPWRDRPIEENLQLFEDMKDGLFEEGEATLRMKVTLEEGKQDPVAYRIKYLPHHRTGDQWCIYPTYDFTHCLCDSIENITHSLCTKEFQSRRSSYYWLCNALDIYCPVQWEYGRLNVNYTVVSKRKISKLIDEGIVCDWDDPRLFTLTALRRRGFPAEAINNFCAQMGITGAQAVIDPAILEASVRDILNITAVRHMVVLDPIKVTINNFPHSQVLKVLVPNFPNAPERGYHEITFDKVLYIEASDFREVDEKSFRRLTPKQSVGLKYVGVVLTIESVEKNDSGNITNIIVKQEPVSETNKPKAFIHWVSQPTLTSIRLYERLFKHKNPEDPNEVPNGFLSDINPNSKKEIVGYLDANLANVVKPFDKFQFERVGFFSVDPDTKDGKLVFNRTVTLKEDSGKI; from the exons atgactgtagaaaaagacgaatgtattgaattatttcaacaaattgGTCTAAGTgaacaaaaagcaaaagaaacattaaaaaatgcaCAAGTTTCAAAAAATCTTAAGCTTGCTATTACAGAG GCAAGAAAATATGTTGATATTACACCAGAGATAGGCATACTCCTGTATCATCtttcttcaaaaataaaagctCAGATTGTAAACGAAATATCATTCTTATCCAAATTtatagctgaaaagaaattggATACAGTTCAAAGATTAGATGCTGCATTGAATTACATTCTTAGTAATTTGCACGAAGAAATCAATATTTCAACTTTTGAAGAAGCTTGTGGAATAGGAATTGTGATTTTACCAGAACAAATTGAAGAGGAGGTTGAAAAACTTATAAACatccataaaaaagaaattctggAAAAAAG ATACCGATTTAATCCTGGTCCATTAATGCAACAAgtacgtaatatattaaaatgggCAGATggaaaagcaataaaaaatgaatttgacattcaaattttaaatttattaggaCCCAAGCTCAATAGTGATTTTGAATCAGTGCCAAAGCAAACACAgcaaaataaagtaaagaaagcaGGAAAAGAAG aacaacaaaaagatatttcattgaCGAATGAAAGTACATCAGCATTAACGATAACAGAACTTATGAAAACAAAAGTCCATTTTCATAAACCtggagaaaattataaaactgaGGGATATATTGTAACATCGAATACACATAAGTTATTGCAAGAGCATTTAAGAATAACTGATGGTAAAGTAAGAACAAGATTTCCACCAGAACCAAATGGAATTCTACATATTGGTCATGCAAAAgccattaatattaattttgg gTATGCTGCTGTGCATGATGGATtatgttatttacgttatgATGATACAAATcctgagaaagaggaagaaaaattttttactggAATTCGTGAAATGGTAGAATGGCTTGGTTATAAGCCAGCAAAAATTACACATTCTTCTGATTATTTTATGCAATTATATAATTGGGCTGTAAAACTTATAAAGAAAGGATTTGCATATGTTTGTCATCAATCAAATAAAGACATAAGAGGTTTTAATCCACCACCAAGTCCATGGCGCGATCGTCCAATCGAAGAAAATCTGCAACTATttgaa gatATGAAAGATGGATTATTTGAAGAAGGTGAGGCAACATTACGTATGAAAGTTACTTTGGAAGAAGGCAAGCAAGATCCAGTAGCatatagaattaaatatttaccaCATCATAGAACTGGAGATCAGTGGTGTATTTATCCTACTTATGATTTTACACATTGTTTGTGTGAtagtatagaaaatataacacATTCCCTTTGTACAAAAGAGTTTCAATCACGTAGATCATCTTACTATTGGCTTTGTAATGCATTAGACATATACTGTCCTGTTCAATGGGAATATGGTAGATTAAATGTGAACTATACTGTtgtttctaaaagaaaaattagtaaACTAATTGACGAAGGAATTGTTTGTGATTGGGATGATCcaag attatttacattaacaGCGTTACGTAGACGTGGATTTCCAGCTGAAgccataaataatttttgtgcCCAAATGGGTATAACTGGAGCACAAGCAGTTATTGATCCAGCAATTTTGGAAGCTTCAGTTAGagatattttgaatattactGCTGTAAGACATATGGTTGTATTAGATCCTATTAAAGTGACTATTAACAATTTTCCTCATAGTCAGGTACTAAAAGTTTTAGTACCAAATTTTCCTAATGCACCTGAAAGAGGGTATCATGAAATAACTTTTGATAAAGTTTTATACATCGAAGCATCTGATTTTAGAGAG gtAGATGAAAAAAGTTTTCGACGTTTAACGCCAAAACAATCAGTCGGTCTAAAATATGTAGGGGTGGTTCTTACTATAGAATCTGTAGAAAAAAATGACAgtggaaatattacaaatattatagttAAACAAGAGCCTGTTTCAGAGACAAATAAGCCTAAGGCATTTATACATTGGGTATCACAACCTACACTAACATCTATCAGATTATATGAACgcct atttaaacataaaaatcCTGAAGATCCAAATGAAGTACCAAATGGTTTTTTGAGTGACATTAATCCAAACAGTAAAAAAGAGATCGTAGGTTATTTAGATGCTAATTTAGCAAATGTAGTAAAAcctttcgataaatttcaatttgaacGTGTAGGATTCTTTTCTGTTGATCCAGACACAAAAGATGGCAAG CTCGTTTTCAATAGAACGGTTACATTAAAAGAAGATTCtggtaaaatttaa
- the LOC124953023 gene encoding parkin coregulated gene protein homolog — translation MVNEKEFWTKIYKNIPKYKKRKFRVVPAFTIQAMQDNTVVADPPRCELYKLCRPKPSAFRKFYERGIFPISLEKEGSGWKINWKVDILNLDFHYYLPLFFDGLTEEEQPYKFVVEQGISDMLDHGGPKILPVLPQLIIPIKNALNTKIPKVMCATMRALQHLVRSADGVGEALVPYFRQILPILNLLKDRNVNLGEGIDYSHQRGENTADIIQETLEVLEMYGGEDAFINIKYMVPTYESCIMN, via the exons ATGGTAAATGAAAAGGAATTTTGgactaaaatttataaaaatataccaaaatacaaaaaaagaaaatttagagTAGTTCCTGCCTTTACCATACAAGCAATGCAG GATAACACAGTAGTTGCTGACCCACCACGAtgtgaattatataaattatgccGCCCAAAACCATCTgcatttcgaaaattttatgaaCGAGGCATATTTCctatttcattagaaaaggAAGGTTCTGGATGGAAAATCAATTGGAAAgtagatatattaaatctagattttcattattatttacctTTGTTCTTTGATGGTTTAACAGAAGAAGAGCAACCTTATAAATTTGTAGTAGAACAAGGTATCTCCGATATGCTAGATCATGGAGGACCAAAAATACTACCTGTTCTTCCACAATTGATCATTCCtatcaaaa atgCTTTAAATACAAAGATACCAAAAGTAATGTGCGCTACAATGAGAGCACTTCAGCATTTGGTACGTTCTGCGGATGGTGTTGGTGAAGCTTTAGTTCCATATTTTAGACAAATTCTTCcaattttaaatttacttaaagatagaaatg tTAATCTTGGTGAAGGAATTGATTATTCTCATCAAAGAGGCGAAAATACTGCAGACATAATACAAGAAACACTTGAAGTGTTAGAAATGTATGGTGGTGAAGatgcatttataaatattaaatacatggTTCCTACTTATGAGTCATGTATTATGAACTAA